In the Leptospira fainei serovar Hurstbridge str. BUT 6 genome, CGGATCTCTCCAATGGGATTCTCTCGCCGCCGGCTTTTTGAAGTTCCACCTTGCAGATAATCAACATTTCACGACTGAGCAATTGCCCGCCTTGGTCCAGCAAGGCACCAACCTGTTGGTAATGGGAAATTTCTCCGTAAATTCGATACGCCGCCAGGGATTTTTCCCGCGTTTGGATAAACCTACCGCGATTATTTATTTCCTGTTTTACTAAATCGGAAAGTTGCGTATGCAATCCGATCCCGTACGAATTGTTTCTGAAATTCTGAACATAAACCGTCCTTTGTGAATCCGGAATCGGAATGCCGTTTATTTTCGGAGGGTTTCCCGGCTCTCGGGTAAAGTAAGCACAACTATTCAGAACGATCCCGAAAATCGGAACCAGTAAAAGAAAACGCATATCTTTCAGGCTGATGGTTTCCCTTTCTACTGCAAGGAAATTCTATGATTCCTGCTTTACATTTCAAGCGAACGACCGCTGAATTCGCACATGGGGAGAACTTTTCGTTTATTTCCTAATGCGGATCTCGTTGTATTTCTTTTCGTTTTGGGAACGCTTCTCGTACCGCTGCGCGATTCTGTCGGCGTGGAAACTGCACCTAAAATTTCCTCGCTACCATCTACTCCAAAGAGAGCGCCGGTCTCGACTCAACCGATCTGGCAGGATCTCTCATCCGATACGCTTGCCGATCTTGGAAATCTACGCTTTCCAATGGAGCTCGAAACTCCGATCTCCGGTTCGTACGCTGAATACAGGGTTCACCACCTTCACATGGGTTGCGATTTTAAAACGTTTCATGCAAATGGCCTCTCGGCATTGGCCCCTTTTTCCGGATACGTCGATTCAATCGGGCAATCCGGGAAAGGATATGGACTTAATCTCGTACTCAAATCCTTCTCTTCTCCCTTGAAGGCCAAATTCGCTCACTTATTAGATTTTAGTGGAATTCGAAAGGACCTGGAACTTTTAAGAGAGGCTCTGGCT is a window encoding:
- the lptE gene encoding LPS assembly lipoprotein LptE — encoded protein: MRFLLLVPIFGIVLNSCAYFTREPGNPPKINGIPIPDSQRTVYVQNFRNNSYGIGLHTQLSDLVKQEINNRGRFIQTREKSLAAYRIYGEISHYQQVGALLDQGGQLLSREMLIICKVELQKAGGERIPLERSEIPARVIYSDQVGYIETESQAQTRALRILSVRISEELERAWYYSISGKIDE